GAGGACGAACTGGATATCGCGCAAAGGAGGGTGATAAGCAGGCATGCCGTGTTCTCGCTTTAAGTGTTCATGGAATAGAGCGGGTCATTATAGAGGCTGTAAGCCTTTACAATAGAGCCTGAAAATTTCCTCCGCGAATGTGATTGCATGGTCTCCTCCCTGCTCCCCGAAAAACCACTGGTCATCTCTCCCTCGCTTGCCGCTACGCTGGGCTTGGAGGAAGCGGTGTTGCTGTCGGTGTTGCACGAGCTGTTTTTGCATCGTGCGCAGCAGGGTTGGCTGAAAGTAGAAGAGGTGGTGCTGTCAGAATTTTTACCGTTTTGGCAGCCGCAAGATGTGCAGCGCGTGGCGAGCAGTCTGCGCGATAAAGGCGTGTTGCAATTGCGCTCTGCGCCTTACCTCAGTAGTGGCGTGTTGGATTTTCATCTCGGCGATGAAGAAGTGCCACCTGCAAAAATATTGCCGAAAACCAAATTGAAATCGGTGGCGGAAGCAGGTCGCGCCAGTTTGATTTCATCGCAATGGCAACCGGATGGTGATACGCAACAGCAGTTGATGCAATTGGGTGTTGCGCAAGATTTTATCGCGCAACAAGTGCCAGAGTTTGTGCGTTACTGGCGCGAACGCGGCGAAGCGCATCACGCTTGGGGCAGTCGTTTTCAAAAACAAGTGCAACGATTGTGGCGCGATCATGAATTGCATGCCGCCAAGTTACGCAACAACACAGCGATGACGAGTGATTGGCAGCCGAGTGCCGATGTGGTTGAAATTTTATTGCGCGCAGAAGTGACACCTGCATTTATTCAAGACAGCGTGCCAGAGTTTGTTTTGTATTGGCGCGATCGCGGTGAACTATCAACCACTTGGGATAGTAAATTTTTGCAGCATGTGCGCAGGCAGTGGGCGATTTTTACTGCGAAGTTGGAAAACGATCCCACGCCGCGTGCAATTACGGCGCAGTGGCAGCCCTCCAATGATGTGTACGATATTTTGCAAATGGCGGCGATTGATGTGGATTTCGCGCGCCAGCAAGTGAATGAATTTGTGTTGTATTGGATGGATAGCAAACAAGTGCACAGCAGTTGGAACAGCAAGTTTTTGCATCATGTGAAATACCGTTGGGCGCGTCGCCACGAACAACAATGGCAAGGGGAAAATGATGGATTTATCGCCACACACACCGACAGGAGTTGGGCAGATGGGCTCTGATGTGTCTACCAAAAATGCATCCACGCAGACTGCTGCGCCGCGCGAAGCGGTGATTGACGCTGTGAATCAAATGTTCGCAGAGTTTGCGCTCGTTTATCACAATCAATATCAAAAAGCGTTTTCGGATAAAGAAAAATTATCGCTGGCAAAACGCTTGTGGTTGTCGCACCTCGCCGCGTATTCGCCAGAGCAAATTCTTGCAGCGGCGCGGCGTGCAACGCACGAATCGGAATACCTGCCGACCGTACGCGGCGTGCTGAAATATTTAGAAAGCAGCAGCGGTTTGCCCGATGCTTACGACGCTTACCGCGAAGCCTGTCTCGCACCTACACCCAAAGCTGCATATCAGTGGTCGCATCCTGCTGTATATCACGCCGGTGTCGCAACCGAGTGGTATTTATTGGCAACGCAACCAGAAAAAACCACGCGCCCAATTTTTGAAAGACACTATCGCGCGTTGTGTGAACGCGTGGCGGCAGGTGAGCAATTAACCATGCCAGAAGTGCCTGCGCTACCAGAGCCTACTTCGCCGCCGATGACAAAAGAAGAACGCCAAGCTGCAGTGCGTGCGTTGCGCGAGAAAGTGGGTTTGTAAGTGAGTTTGTTGCAAGAAGTTCGCGCTTGCACCTTATGTGAACCGTATTTGCCTTTAGGCGCGCGCCCTGTTTTGCAATTTCATTCGCGTGCAAAAATTTTGATTGCTAGCCAAGCGCCGGGGCGCAAAGTACATGAATCCGGTATTCCGTTTGATGATGCCAGCGGTGATCGTTTGCGTGAATGGTTGGGTATTTCACGCGATATTTTTTACGATGAAAAAAAGATAGCAATTTTGCCGATGGGATTTTGTTATCCAGGCAAAGCAAAATCAGGCGATGCGCCGCCGCGCAAAGAATGCGCACCGCAATGGCGACAGCGTTTGCTGGATGAACTGACGCAATTAAAGCTGACCTTGGCGATTGGCAACTACGCACAGGCTTGGCATCTGCCGCAGGTAAAAGGTTCACTCACCGAGCGCGTGCGTCGGTGGGATGCTTATGGCGATGTGATTCCATTGCCACACCCCAGCCCACTGAATAATTTGTGGTTGGCAAAAAATCCGTGGTTTGTTGCTGAGGTGTTGCCTGCGTTGCGTTTGCGGGTGGCGGATGCTTTAAATTAACCGAAAAATTATTCTACGAAGAAAACCGTGCCGTACAGTAAAAGGTGGTGTTTTGCCGATCAACTTAAGAGTTGCATGCCGGCAGACTTGGCGGCTTTGCGATCAAATGTTGCGGTATGACTGCAGCCAGCTGCGTGGTGGCAACGCTCGATAAGGCAATCCGCAAAATCGCTGTTGGTATCTGCAAAGCGTCGTAACGCTTGCCACACAGAGTCTGCCTGTTCAATGACCAAGCCTCTGGTTCGCAGCAAAGTATCGAGCACGGTCACGATGTCTTTTTTGTCACTGTCATAACAACCTTCCAGTACCCATACCAATTCAACCACTGATACCAAGGCAATAAAGCCCGGAGAGTCTGAGGAAAGGGACTCAATTAAGGTATTGGCTTTTTTGGCTTGCGTAGCATCATCTTGGGTGAGATACCGAACCAGAATATTGGTATCCAACCCAATCATCGTGCCGACGCTCCTCGCGCGGCAATAACTTCGTTCATGTCTTCGATAGAGACAGCTTTGGCTGGCTTGGTAATCAGGCCTTTGAGACCTCGCACGGGTTGAGTTGCCGCGACAATGGCGTACTGCCCTTTTTCGGTTTCAATAAAATCAACCCGATCTCCAGCTGCAATGCCCAAAGCGGCCCTGACCGGCGAAGGGATAGTGATCTGGCCTTTGGAGGTGAGGGTGGCGGTTGCCATGGCTTGCAATCCTTTCATTTTTAATTTTTCCTTACTTTATAGTAAGGAGTATCCCTGTCAACCCACGGTCTACTAAATGGTTGTCGTCACAGACATACAAAGCAGATTGTCTTCTGTTCACATCGATAGCGATTCCAGCGAAAATGACCGATCACTTTCGAGTGCCTTTATAGTGACGCACATTTTTCTCACGAGGTTAATGCGCAAATGATGTTGATGATCGACAACTACGATTCCTTTACTTGGAATGTGGTGCAGTACCTCGGTGAATTAAATGCGGATGTGAAAGTGATTCGCAACGATGAAATGACGGTGGATGAAATCGTCGCGCTGAAGCCGGAGCGCATTGTCATTTCTCCAGGCCCTTGCACGCCCACCGAGGCGGGTGTGTCGCTGGAAGTGATTACACGGTTGGCGGGATCTTTGCCTATTCTTGGTGTCTGTCTCGGCCATCAAAGTATTGGTCAGGCAATGGGCGGCAAAGTGGTGCGCGCGCGCCAAGTGATGCACGGAAAAATTTCACCGATTTATCACGCAAACGAAGGTGTGTTTGCGGGCTTGCCTTCGCCGTTTAATGCCACGCGTTATCACTCATTGGTAATTGAAAAGGAAAGCTTGCCCGATTGTTTAGAAATCACTGCGTGGACGCAACTGGACGACGGCAGCGTGGATGAAATCATGGGCGTGCGTCACAAAGATTTTTTGGTGGAAGGCGTGCAATTTCATCCTGAATCGATTTTGAGTGAACATGGTCATCAATTGCTAAAAAACTTTTTGGATATGTAAGCATGAGTGCAAAACTGAATGTTGTGCAGCAAGCACTCGCGCAATTGGTTGAGAAACGCAATTTATCGCGCGATGTGATGCACGCCGCGATGATGGCGGTGATGACAGGCGAAGCCACGCCTGCGCAAGTCGGCGCGTTTTTGATTGCGCTGCGTATGAAAGGCGAATCGGTGGATGAATTAACGGCTGCTGCGCAAGTGATGCGTGAACTTTCTAGCAAAGTAATCGTGAATGTGAATCCGCGCCATTTGGTGGATACCTGCGGCACTGGCGGCACCGGCATTCCTTTGTTTAATGTTTCAACCGCGAGTGCATTTGTTGTTGCCTGCGCCGGTGGTTTTGTTGCGAAACACGGTAATCGCTCTGTCACTTCCACTTCTGGCAGCGCCGATTTATTGGAAGCGGCAGGTGTGAATTTAGAGATCACGCCGGAACAAGTGGCGAAGTGCGTGGATCAACTCGGTGTGGGTTTTATGTTTGCGGTAAAACATCACAGCGCGATGAAACATGCGATTGGTCCACGCCGTGAAATTGCGGTGCGCACTATTTTTAATACGCTGGGTCCGTTGACTAACCCCGCGAGTGCGCCCAATCAAATGCTCGGCGTTTACGATAAAGCGTTGCTGCGCCCAGTGGCTGAAGTGCTGAAAAACTTGGGCAGCAATCATGTGTTGGTGGTGCATTCTCATGATGGTTTGGATGAAATCAGTTTGTGTGCGCCGACCGATATTGTGGAATTAAAAGACGGTGAGATTCGTGAATACACCATCACGCCAGAAGATGTAGGTTTGGCAGCGCGGCCGATCGACGAGCTGTATGTCG
The Pseudomonadales bacterium genome window above contains:
- a CDS encoding DnaT-like ssDNA-binding domain-containing protein; protein product: MVSSLLPEKPLVISPSLAATLGLEEAVLLSVLHELFLHRAQQGWLKVEEVVLSEFLPFWQPQDVQRVASSLRDKGVLQLRSAPYLSSGVLDFHLGDEEVPPAKILPKTKLKSVAEAGRASLISSQWQPDGDTQQQLMQLGVAQDFIAQQVPEFVRYWRERGEAHHAWGSRFQKQVQRLWRDHELHAAKLRNNTAMTSDWQPSADVVEILLRAEVTPAFIQDSVPEFVLYWRDRGELSTTWDSKFLQHVRRQWAIFTAKLENDPTPRAITAQWQPSNDVYDILQMAAIDVDFARQQVNEFVLYWMDSKQVHSSWNSKFLHHVKYRWARRHEQQWQGENDGFIATHTDRSWADGL
- a CDS encoding replication protein P, encoding MMDLSPHTPTGVGQMGSDVSTKNASTQTAAPREAVIDAVNQMFAEFALVYHNQYQKAFSDKEKLSLAKRLWLSHLAAYSPEQILAAARRATHESEYLPTVRGVLKYLESSSGLPDAYDAYREACLAPTPKAAYQWSHPAVYHAGVATEWYLLATQPEKTTRPIFERHYRALCERVAAGEQLTMPEVPALPEPTSPPMTKEERQAAVRALREKVGL
- a CDS encoding AbrB/MazE/SpoVT family DNA-binding domain-containing protein — its product is MATATLTSKGQITIPSPVRAALGIAAGDRVDFIETEKGQYAIVAATQPVRGLKGLITKPAKAVSIEDMNEVIAARGASAR
- a CDS encoding uracil-DNA glycosylase family protein; protein product: MSLLQEVRACTLCEPYLPLGARPVLQFHSRAKILIASQAPGRKVHESGIPFDDASGDRLREWLGISRDIFYDEKKIAILPMGFCYPGKAKSGDAPPRKECAPQWRQRLLDELTQLKLTLAIGNYAQAWHLPQVKGSLTERVRRWDAYGDVIPLPHPSPLNNLWLAKNPWFVAEVLPALRLRVADALN
- the trpD gene encoding anthranilate phosphoribosyltransferase produces the protein MSAKLNVVQQALAQLVEKRNLSRDVMHAAMMAVMTGEATPAQVGAFLIALRMKGESVDELTAAAQVMRELSSKVIVNVNPRHLVDTCGTGGTGIPLFNVSTASAFVVACAGGFVAKHGNRSVTSTSGSADLLEAAGVNLEITPEQVAKCVDQLGVGFMFAVKHHSAMKHAIGPRREIAVRTIFNTLGPLTNPASAPNQMLGVYDKALLRPVAEVLKNLGSNHVLVVHSHDGLDEISLCAPTDIVELKDGEIREYTITPEDVGLAARPIDELYVDNAQQSLQLIETALKDNHSAAADIVALNAGAAIYAANLCSSLTQGVDVARDILGTGIAWEKMQDFVDFTQYVV
- a CDS encoding aminodeoxychorismate/anthranilate synthase component II → MMLMIDNYDSFTWNVVQYLGELNADVKVIRNDEMTVDEIVALKPERIVISPGPCTPTEAGVSLEVITRLAGSLPILGVCLGHQSIGQAMGGKVVRARQVMHGKISPIYHANEGVFAGLPSPFNATRYHSLVIEKESLPDCLEITAWTQLDDGSVDEIMGVRHKDFLVEGVQFHPESILSEHGHQLLKNFLDM
- a CDS encoding type II toxin-antitoxin system VapC family toxin, with the translated sequence MIGLDTNILVRYLTQDDATQAKKANTLIESLSSDSPGFIALVSVVELVWVLEGCYDSDKKDIVTVLDTLLRTRGLVIEQADSVWQALRRFADTNSDFADCLIERCHHAAGCSHTATFDRKAAKSAGMQLLS